The following coding sequences are from one Leptospira mayottensis 200901116 window:
- a CDS encoding PAS domain S-box protein, translated as MKALDSNLLNSEFFRQIFETNRDGIAIANLNGSFLEANSAFQILTGYSLEELRKDNFWSLVPASWDVVDRKDFEEDLFASGYSQEFERNYSCKSGKIIPISVKAYVIRDESKNPTAIWGIIRDISEQKQNEEVRKKFCDEIKEGWEALQRIFVLNPFPMAISEIDTGKLLEVNRKFAEQIEFDLDKLIGKTMTELGIWFSPEVRENIFTIMRRDGFVDSIETPFRTTKGTEFWGLFSAQQIEYKGKIAFLSITVPITDRIKEEREKQRLLDEVREKEEILDQIFRLNPSAITLSRIDGRYIDVNDLFLEHLGKTREEVLDKTPAELSLYYNLFDREKILQKLNEDGVVQNLEVKLQTYEKKIKTILFSSRYIESKGEKKILSIGHDISELKESALDLQNLAKELEKSKDLFQKLFQLVPSALVLTDWEDRTIVDVNQRFLEMAKRTREEVIGKTTPEIHIWDKSGNFREEVYEALSKTGEVKNYESIYLASDGKIIPILYSARIIEINGRKQVISLATDISEKKKSEEEKRKLDEELRLSKDLFEKLFQLTPAAVSLSDLETGIYRQVNQSYCDLVGYTKEQIIGKSSIELGIWGSSIDREHFKGKLEEKDWTGSLEVTIQSSDGIRKHVISGNRVFQLDGKSMLLSLLIDVTDKKIMESERNEYFARMQESKDLFEMIFEMNPDTITINDLQNEKYIQVNERFSEMLQYSKEETIGRIPMELGVWNDDKERAKVVAILREDGIVRDYEAQFKRKSGEVVDTLFSARRVKIGDSSIVIAITRDITQQKLALREREEQTRRIALHAQALMEMATDSEFASGNLESGMKKITLMVSEVANCDRVAIWIFHKENPSLWTLFAGWDRREQTYMKRMELDMSSYPNYYEAIQRDRFVDAMDVINDPRTAELTSTYSVPHGISSLLDAPFFLRGKIKGVICLEHRGNLRRWKGYEKQFVVTVAEQVTQLLLNAERKEAKEELERAVKIRTSELAYALENLQRTQDQLILSEKMAALGQLVAGIAHEINNPLGAIAAFSGELKAYLSSSAEKMEKLGYEFTSVDSEFIHNLSELIRKGIDSKEGILSRENKRIVLNSIKTKLVEFGYENAHDIADRLLDNGLSSALQEFPSLFSNPKSYPLVKFALEEIHAYRNILLIRLAVDRTSKIVYALKTYAHIDTEENRKKVIIDLVENIETVLTIYHNKIKGGVDVELDFPIRPLIAAYPDDLVQVWTNLIYNSLQAMRFKGKIRISIQDRKDEVRVSIEDNGPGIPQEVRERIFDPFFTTKGPGEGSGLGLDISRRIVKKHQGRIELESESGKTIFHIFLPKE; from the coding sequence ATGAAAGCTTTGGATTCCAATCTACTCAACTCAGAATTCTTTCGACAGATTTTCGAAACCAATCGAGATGGAATTGCCATTGCAAATTTGAACGGCTCTTTTTTAGAAGCCAATTCAGCTTTTCAGATTCTAACAGGTTATTCTCTCGAAGAACTTCGAAAAGATAACTTTTGGTCATTGGTCCCTGCAAGTTGGGATGTGGTCGATAGAAAAGATTTTGAGGAGGATCTTTTCGCTTCCGGTTATTCTCAGGAGTTTGAAAGGAATTACTCTTGTAAGAGCGGTAAAATCATCCCAATTTCCGTAAAAGCATACGTTATCCGAGACGAGTCTAAAAATCCGACTGCAATTTGGGGAATTATCAGAGATATCTCGGAACAAAAGCAAAATGAAGAAGTTCGTAAAAAATTTTGCGATGAGATCAAAGAAGGTTGGGAAGCGCTTCAGAGGATTTTTGTTTTGAATCCTTTTCCGATGGCGATTTCCGAAATCGATACCGGAAAACTTTTGGAAGTGAACCGCAAGTTCGCCGAACAAATCGAATTCGATTTGGATAAACTGATCGGAAAAACTATGACTGAACTCGGGATTTGGTTTTCACCTGAGGTTAGGGAAAACATTTTCACGATCATGAGACGTGACGGTTTTGTGGATAGTATAGAAACACCATTTCGAACTACTAAGGGCACCGAATTTTGGGGGCTTTTTTCCGCGCAACAAATCGAATACAAAGGAAAAATTGCATTTTTGAGTATCACCGTACCGATAACTGACAGGATCAAAGAAGAAAGGGAAAAACAAAGGTTACTCGACGAGGTCCGTGAAAAGGAAGAAATTCTCGATCAAATTTTTCGTCTGAATCCTTCTGCAATCACGTTATCAAGAATTGATGGGCGGTATATAGATGTAAACGATCTCTTTTTGGAACATTTAGGTAAAACGAGAGAAGAGGTTTTAGACAAAACGCCCGCCGAACTCAGTCTTTATTACAATTTATTTGATCGGGAAAAAATTCTTCAAAAATTAAACGAGGATGGAGTTGTTCAAAATTTAGAGGTCAAACTTCAAACATACGAGAAGAAAATAAAAACAATTTTATTTTCTTCTAGATACATAGAATCGAAAGGAGAAAAGAAAATTCTCTCGATCGGTCACGATATTTCCGAGTTGAAAGAATCCGCTCTCGATTTACAAAACCTTGCAAAGGAACTTGAAAAGAGCAAGGATCTCTTTCAGAAATTATTTCAATTAGTCCCTTCTGCACTCGTTCTAACCGATTGGGAGGATCGTACGATCGTCGATGTAAACCAAAGATTTTTGGAAATGGCAAAACGCACCCGAGAAGAAGTGATCGGAAAAACGACTCCTGAAATTCATATCTGGGATAAGTCCGGGAATTTCAGGGAAGAGGTTTATGAGGCGCTTTCCAAAACGGGAGAAGTAAAAAATTATGAGTCCATTTATCTCGCTTCGGACGGAAAAATTATACCAATCCTCTACTCGGCGAGAATCATCGAAATTAACGGAAGAAAACAGGTTATTTCTCTTGCGACGGATATCAGTGAAAAGAAAAAGTCGGAAGAAGAAAAAAGAAAACTCGATGAAGAACTTCGTCTCAGTAAAGATCTTTTTGAAAAACTCTTTCAGCTTACTCCGGCCGCCGTGTCACTTTCCGACTTGGAAACAGGGATCTATCGTCAAGTAAATCAATCTTATTGTGATCTCGTCGGCTATACAAAAGAACAGATTATCGGCAAATCGTCCATAGAACTTGGAATTTGGGGATCTTCGATTGATCGTGAGCATTTCAAAGGAAAATTAGAAGAAAAAGATTGGACCGGAAGTCTTGAAGTTACGATTCAAAGTTCGGATGGAATTCGCAAGCACGTAATTTCCGGAAACAGAGTCTTTCAATTGGACGGAAAGTCGATGTTGCTTTCTCTTCTTATCGATGTTACGGACAAGAAGATTATGGAGTCCGAAAGGAATGAGTATTTTGCAAGGATGCAGGAGAGTAAGGATCTTTTCGAGATGATCTTTGAAATGAATCCGGACACGATCACAATCAACGATCTTCAAAACGAAAAGTATATTCAAGTAAACGAGCGCTTTTCGGAAATGTTACAGTATTCCAAAGAGGAAACGATCGGCAGGATACCCATGGAACTGGGAGTTTGGAACGACGACAAAGAGAGGGCCAAAGTGGTTGCAATCTTAAGGGAAGATGGTATCGTCCGGGACTACGAAGCCCAATTTAAAAGGAAAAGCGGCGAAGTTGTGGATACTTTGTTTTCCGCGAGACGAGTTAAGATTGGAGATTCCTCTATCGTGATCGCGATCACACGAGACATCACTCAACAAAAACTCGCTTTGAGGGAAAGGGAGGAACAAACGAGAAGAATCGCCTTACATGCACAGGCGCTTATGGAGATGGCTACCGATTCCGAATTTGCTTCCGGAAATTTGGAATCGGGTATGAAAAAAATAACTCTGATGGTTTCCGAAGTGGCGAACTGCGATCGGGTGGCTATTTGGATTTTTCATAAGGAGAATCCGAGTCTTTGGACTCTTTTTGCAGGTTGGGATCGGAGAGAACAAACATATATGAAAAGAATGGAATTGGATATGTCTTCTTATCCGAATTATTATGAAGCAATCCAAAGGGATAGATTTGTAGACGCGATGGATGTAATCAACGATCCTCGAACCGCAGAACTTACATCGACTTACAGCGTTCCACACGGAATCAGTTCTTTACTCGACGCACCTTTTTTTCTCCGAGGAAAAATCAAAGGAGTCATTTGTCTTGAACATAGAGGTAATCTAAGAAGATGGAAAGGATACGAAAAACAATTTGTAGTTACCGTTGCGGAGCAGGTTACACAACTTCTATTGAATGCGGAAAGAAAAGAAGCCAAGGAAGAATTGGAAAGGGCAGTAAAAATAAGAACTTCCGAACTAGCATACGCTCTTGAGAATTTACAAAGAACACAGGATCAATTGATCCTTTCCGAAAAGATGGCCGCGCTCGGACAACTCGTTGCGGGAATTGCGCACGAAATCAATAATCCATTAGGTGCCATCGCTGCGTTCAGCGGAGAATTGAAGGCCTACTTGAGTTCATCTGCGGAGAAGATGGAAAAGTTGGGTTATGAGTTCACTTCTGTGGATTCCGAATTCATTCATAATCTTTCCGAATTGATTCGAAAAGGAATCGACAGTAAGGAAGGTATTCTTTCCAGAGAAAACAAAAGAATCGTTTTGAATTCCATTAAGACGAAATTGGTTGAGTTCGGTTATGAAAATGCCCACGATATCGCGGATCGGCTTTTGGACAACGGACTTTCTTCAGCGTTGCAGGAATTCCCTTCCTTATTTTCGAATCCTAAATCTTATCCTTTGGTTAAGTTTGCACTGGAGGAAATTCACGCTTATCGGAATATTCTTCTGATTCGATTGGCCGTGGATAGGACGTCTAAAATCGTTTACGCCTTGAAAACTTACGCTCATATCGATACGGAAGAAAACAGAAAAAAAGTTATTATTGATCTTGTGGAAAACATAGAAACCGTTTTGACGATCTATCATAATAAAATCAAAGGTGGGGTGGATGTGGAGTTGGATTTTCCGATTCGTCCTTTGATTGCCGCGTATCCAGACGATCTCGTTCAAGTATGGACAAATCTAATATACAATTCTTTGCAAGCGATGCGTTTTAAAGGAAAGATCCGAATTTCAATTCAAGATCGAAAAGACGAAGTCCGGGTCTCAATAGAAGATAACGGTCCTGGGATTCCTCAGGAAGTGAGGGAAAGGATCTTCGATCCTTTTTTTACGACGAAAGGTCCAGGAGAAGGAAGCGGCTTGGGTTTGGACATTTCTCGGAGGATCGTAAAAAAACACCAAGGAAGAATTGAACTCGAATCTGAATCCGGTAAAACTATATTCCATATATTTCTTCCTAAAGAATGA
- a CDS encoding tetratricopeptide repeat protein encodes MVNRVLRYFLMIGILICILSIFFSNFQDTDKNDPSAIAQPSWIQEILSEILAAIRESKTSLESSESSNSNTTASATNDNGEDPSEIFNRAYRTNEKGDYLKAIKEYSKYLELVPGDASGYYNRGLAKYTLKQYGEAVKDFEKAAEIDPNKASVFLYKGYGNEILDNCAQAVEDFQKAIELGEKNNSELYGHKARCENHNENYDEGFKDSSKAVNLDKRNVYAFFELAYAQYGLGRYSDSVASYTMVLQLNPNDEVAFHNRGLAYVFLKKIPLACKDFRKSLGLGYASAKDRLAEYCK; translated from the coding sequence ATGGTTAATAGAGTTCTTCGTTATTTTCTAATGATAGGGATTTTGATCTGTATTCTAAGCATTTTCTTTTCCAACTTTCAAGATACGGATAAAAACGATCCTTCCGCGATCGCACAACCTTCGTGGATTCAAGAAATCTTAAGTGAAATTTTAGCCGCTATCCGGGAAAGCAAAACAAGTCTGGAATCTTCTGAATCTTCCAACTCGAATACGACCGCATCGGCTACGAATGATAACGGAGAAGATCCCAGCGAGATTTTTAACAGGGCTTATCGCACAAATGAAAAGGGCGATTATCTCAAAGCGATAAAAGAGTATTCTAAATATTTGGAATTGGTTCCGGGAGATGCCTCCGGTTATTACAATCGAGGTTTGGCAAAATATACTTTGAAACAATATGGTGAGGCAGTGAAAGATTTCGAAAAAGCAGCGGAAATTGATCCAAATAAGGCTTCCGTCTTTCTCTATAAAGGTTATGGCAACGAAATACTCGATAACTGTGCTCAAGCAGTCGAAGATTTTCAGAAAGCAATTGAACTTGGCGAAAAGAACAACTCGGAACTTTACGGTCACAAGGCGCGTTGTGAAAACCATAACGAGAATTACGACGAAGGTTTTAAAGACTCCTCGAAAGCCGTAAATCTGGATAAAAGAAACGTTTACGCTTTTTTTGAATTGGCTTATGCTCAGTACGGTTTGGGAAGATATTCAGATTCGGTTGCGAGTTATACGATGGTTTTGCAACTCAATCCGAACGACGAGGTCGCGTTTCATAATAGGGGGCTTGCGTATGTTTTCTTAAAGAAGATTCCATTGGCATGTAAGGATTTTCGAAAATCTTTAGGCTTAGGATATGCGAGTGCCAAGGATCGATTGGCAGAATACTGCAAATGA
- a CDS encoding DUF2079 domain-containing protein — MSLSVFLLLPFFIFYLPVQYWIGSKGIGGLVLTGILLCALILFWIQKRWKKESFSALILSPGILILYWSLFVFTEGIFYTTTALDSFFLGDFDYTAQTRMIVPTIDGKFFQTQYYGPDENANFLSHHMTPGILLLTPFPILFGSKLGFGIGIFFFASITIPLLYYYLRTCSVSEELSLCASLLWSGSSSFYRLNHSLHFEVLVPFLCLCLLIGIQRQKFWIISISLCFFLGIKEDLSIYLAALSIALIPADKKRNKEWIFVFSICILYYFAIFPILNEWAGISAERNWKEYWGNENKNPISIFLNYIQNPENRSQYWKGIRDLSLEWGFWNLTGGWILFPFFGLYSVFRLSIHPWVRDLYSYYVYPLIPFLILFLKTGAIWIQDRTDKSKTKFLSSVSKEKKLIFILVLTFSASIHRNSKESEYPIVLSPKPDRTNELKDVLKQIPVGSSVSAGFHLSPFVSLKNPVYPIREDREWKKWILLDQEYNSPYLSSAKILERVDADVLKGKLHWVRKTNRFGLLRLNTKP, encoded by the coding sequence ATGTCCTTATCCGTCTTCTTGTTACTGCCCTTTTTTATATTTTATCTTCCGGTTCAATATTGGATCGGAAGTAAAGGAATCGGTGGACTCGTCTTAACGGGAATCCTTCTCTGTGCTCTAATTCTCTTTTGGATTCAAAAACGATGGAAAAAAGAGTCGTTTTCAGCCTTGATTCTTTCCCCCGGCATTCTCATCTTGTATTGGTCTCTGTTCGTTTTTACAGAAGGAATTTTTTACACAACTACCGCATTAGACTCCTTTTTCTTAGGCGATTTCGACTATACGGCCCAGACGAGAATGATCGTCCCTACGATCGACGGAAAATTTTTTCAGACTCAATATTACGGTCCGGATGAGAATGCAAACTTTCTCTCTCATCACATGACGCCGGGAATCTTACTTTTGACTCCCTTCCCGATTTTGTTCGGCTCAAAACTCGGATTCGGAATCGGGATATTTTTTTTCGCTTCGATCACAATTCCACTTTTATACTACTATTTAAGAACCTGTTCTGTTTCCGAAGAACTTTCCCTTTGTGCTTCCCTTCTTTGGTCGGGCTCATCCAGCTTTTATCGATTAAACCATTCGTTACACTTCGAAGTTTTGGTCCCATTTCTCTGTCTATGCCTACTTATTGGAATTCAAAGACAAAAATTTTGGATTATCTCCATAAGCCTATGTTTCTTTTTGGGGATCAAAGAAGACCTTTCAATCTACTTAGCGGCGCTCTCAATTGCCCTAATTCCGGCCGATAAAAAAAGAAATAAAGAATGGATTTTCGTTTTTAGTATATGCATTTTATATTATTTTGCTATATTTCCAATCTTAAACGAATGGGCAGGGATATCCGCGGAAAGAAATTGGAAAGAATACTGGGGCAATGAAAACAAAAATCCTATTTCTATCTTTCTAAATTATATTCAAAATCCAGAAAACAGATCTCAATATTGGAAGGGAATCCGGGATCTAAGTTTGGAATGGGGATTCTGGAATCTGACCGGAGGTTGGATCTTATTTCCGTTTTTCGGTTTGTATTCTGTATTTCGATTATCAATTCATCCTTGGGTCAGAGATTTGTATAGTTATTACGTTTACCCTCTTATTCCGTTTTTGATTCTATTTCTGAAAACGGGAGCGATCTGGATCCAAGATCGAACCGACAAATCCAAAACAAAATTTCTATCATCCGTTTCGAAAGAAAAAAAACTCATTTTCATTTTAGTCCTCACCTTTTCCGCCTCGATCCATAGAAACTCCAAAGAATCAGAATATCCGATCGTACTCTCACCTAAGCCAGATCGAACGAACGAGTTAAAAGATGTTTTAAAACAAATCCCCGTCGGAAGTTCCGTTTCCGCCGGATTCCACCTTTCCCCTTTTGTCTCTTTAAAAAATCCGGTGTATCCAATCCGAGAAGATAGAGAATGGAAAAAATGGATACTTTTGGATCAAGAGTACAATTCTCCTTACTTGAGTTCAGCGAAAATTTTGGAGCGAGTCGACGCGGACGTGCTTAAAGGAAAATTACATTGGGTCCGGAAGACAAACCGTTTTGGTCTATTGCGTTTGAACACAAAACCTTAA
- a CDS encoding TMEM43 family protein — protein sequence MAFESPDGMSSTESVGFLSQMGNSFKSILTGIVLLPVSFIIIYNVETCEQASAALKNAVPVGQAKDNQPSYVTGILKANPLGGRFVKSGSYISYSVSSEVYAWDEEVKTEGSGSNKKEVRNCVLKWTSSPENPSNFKLSGCRTKPYHRQSVKDQSDSASGARIFSDGKNYSVNLEEVDFTSQVSSRGANENEIFSNGFVYSEGYLYSSKPCAESEKEGCERVEVSVTPIPEKDMTFIGDIKGNIVAHFTSAEGNKFLNASVGDFAETIADIKSDDNTMKWVGRFIGFIAMFSSFTLMAGPLTSLLSFIPFVGDLGGGLIKVVLGIVAFIITAITILLIKFWYIWLILLLGGIGYAIYKRKYAPQKAI from the coding sequence ATGGCGTTTGAAAGTCCGGACGGAATGTCCTCGACGGAGAGTGTAGGTTTTTTATCCCAGATGGGGAATTCCTTCAAGAGTATTCTTACAGGAATCGTTTTATTACCTGTGTCGTTTATCATTATCTACAATGTGGAGACTTGCGAACAGGCGAGCGCCGCTTTGAAAAACGCGGTTCCCGTAGGACAAGCGAAGGATAATCAGCCTTCGTACGTTACGGGAATTCTCAAAGCGAATCCTCTTGGCGGACGATTCGTAAAGAGCGGCTCTTACATTTCTTATTCCGTGAGTTCCGAAGTTTATGCTTGGGATGAGGAAGTAAAGACGGAGGGTTCTGGGAGTAATAAAAAAGAAGTTAGAAACTGCGTGTTAAAATGGACTTCTTCACCTGAAAATCCATCCAACTTTAAACTTTCCGGATGTCGTACAAAGCCGTATCATAGACAGTCCGTAAAGGATCAATCCGATTCTGCATCCGGTGCTAGGATTTTTTCGGATGGTAAAAATTATTCTGTAAACCTTGAGGAAGTGGATTTTACTTCTCAGGTTTCTTCCAGAGGCGCAAACGAAAACGAAATTTTTTCCAACGGTTTCGTTTACAGTGAGGGGTATCTTTATAGTTCTAAACCTTGCGCTGAATCTGAAAAAGAAGGTTGCGAAAGAGTGGAGGTCTCCGTAACTCCGATTCCAGAAAAAGACATGACTTTTATCGGAGATATAAAAGGGAATATAGTAGCGCATTTCACTTCTGCAGAAGGAAATAAATTTTTGAATGCGAGCGTGGGAGATTTTGCGGAAACGATAGCGGATATTAAATCCGACGATAATACGATGAAATGGGTTGGAAGATTTATTGGATTTATCGCGATGTTTTCTAGTTTCACATTGATGGCTGGGCCTTTAACTTCTCTTTTGAGCTTTATTCCTTTTGTGGGAGATCTGGGAGGAGGATTGATCAAAGTGGTTCTCGGAATCGTTGCTTTTATCATCACTGCGATCACCATTCTTCTTATTAAATTCTGGTATATTTGGCTGATTTTACTCTTAGGAGGGATCGGTTACGCGATCTATAAGAGAAAATACGCTCCTCAAAAAGCAATCTGA
- a CDS encoding DUF1761 domain-containing protein, translating into MHPELHINYLAVLVAVVVHFIIGSAWYGPIFGKAWMKEMGIPIDVKPSTKDMLKPMGLMVIGSFLTAYVLFYTTNVWRASSWHAGEDSPAYVYGFFSGIYTWLGFYLPLLLNSVAFEGRSWKLFFINAGYNLISLQAIAMILSYWR; encoded by the coding sequence ATGCACCCGGAATTACATATCAATTACCTGGCGGTTTTGGTCGCAGTGGTTGTACATTTTATCATCGGTTCTGCTTGGTACGGACCGATCTTCGGAAAGGCTTGGATGAAAGAAATGGGAATTCCTATAGACGTTAAACCGAGCACAAAGGATATGCTTAAGCCCATGGGGTTAATGGTAATCGGCTCTTTTTTAACCGCATACGTTCTGTTCTATACAACGAACGTTTGGAGAGCTTCCTCTTGGCACGCGGGAGAGGACAGTCCAGCATACGTCTACGGATTCTTTTCGGGAATTTATACTTGGCTCGGTTTCTATCTACCTTTGCTTCTCAATAGTGTCGCTTTTGAAGGTAGATCCTGGAAACTTTTTTTCATCAATGCTGGATACAACTTAATCTCTCTTCAAGCCATAGCGATGATTCTTTCGTATTGGAGATGA
- a CDS encoding FecR family protein, translating into MNHKVKIVLIALSLSITGSSIVLLSQESKTGNAKVSFLLGKAHVQKPGKNSWEPLKSNDLVYEGDLISTGNGSRITVLYRGSEFKIQQNSKIRLASLHGESQNGRLEIDQGFAWFKIVNLKGKKFDVATSNSTAGVRGTSFSVLYDPKTKDSSFCTCEGKVTISDSNGKEILQEKGKGTIVFSQDPEMKKVEYEGIIKKLKTLPGFEARLKKNLSLKNCLSCHTPEGWAPSEDFLKDETYGKQ; encoded by the coding sequence ATGAATCACAAGGTAAAGATCGTATTGATCGCACTTTCCCTTTCGATAACGGGAAGTTCAATCGTACTTCTAAGTCAGGAATCGAAAACGGGAAACGCCAAAGTAAGTTTTTTATTAGGAAAGGCTCACGTTCAAAAACCTGGTAAAAACTCTTGGGAGCCTTTGAAGTCGAACGATTTAGTGTACGAAGGAGATCTAATCTCCACGGGTAACGGTTCGAGAATTACGGTTCTTTATAGGGGTTCCGAATTTAAGATCCAGCAAAATAGTAAAATCAGACTCGCAAGTCTTCACGGAGAATCCCAAAACGGCAGACTTGAAATTGATCAAGGCTTCGCATGGTTTAAAATTGTAAATCTTAAAGGAAAAAAATTCGATGTTGCAACTTCAAATTCAACGGCGGGAGTTCGAGGCACTTCGTTTTCAGTTTTGTACGACCCGAAAACAAAAGACTCTTCTTTTTGTACTTGCGAAGGTAAGGTAACCATTTCCGATTCGAATGGAAAGGAAATTCTTCAGGAAAAAGGAAAAGGAACGATCGTTTTTTCACAAGATCCGGAAATGAAAAAAGTAGAATATGAAGGAATCATAAAAAAGTTAAAAACCCTTCCAGGCTTTGAAGCAAGATTGAAAAAAAATCTTTCTTTGAAAAACTGTCTTTCTTGTCACACTCCGGAAGGTTGGGCTCCTTCCGAGGATTTTTTAAAGGACGAAACATACGGCAAACAATAA
- the corA gene encoding magnesium/cobalt transporter CorA, whose translation MKQILFTEFFLEENREKSVAKPCQILLETGDKPPEFSELEWLCTKGLVWIDLDSTEGEDMDFLARGCNFHPLAIEDCINKNQRPKLDEYESYLFIVLHRFEYNTEKKILKNNEIHIFFNEKFVVTVHQKGEPSIEQLKARCMTQGNPLSRGTDQILYMLFDQTVDSNFPILDKISEEIVRIESQILVNQDTQQTIAGILFLKRNLTRIRRILSPQREIVNSLIRRDNSFLSPKIQIYFRDVYDHLSRIYETIDMDRDLLGNTMDAYFSVISQRTNDIVKRLTLISLIFMPLTFLTGFFGMNFTTIPYANAPLLYITIGLMSLIPISMIFWFRKKHWFKD comes from the coding sequence TTGAAACAAATCTTATTCACTGAATTCTTTCTGGAAGAGAATCGAGAGAAATCGGTAGCAAAACCTTGTCAAATACTTCTGGAAACCGGAGACAAACCTCCAGAGTTCTCCGAACTGGAATGGCTTTGCACCAAAGGTTTAGTCTGGATTGATCTGGATTCAACGGAAGGAGAAGATATGGATTTTCTGGCAAGAGGATGCAATTTCCATCCGCTTGCGATAGAGGATTGTATCAATAAAAATCAAAGACCAAAATTGGACGAATACGAATCGTATCTATTTATCGTTCTCCATAGATTTGAATACAATACGGAAAAAAAGATCCTAAAAAATAATGAGATTCATATTTTTTTCAACGAAAAATTTGTAGTCACTGTCCATCAAAAGGGAGAGCCGTCAATCGAACAACTCAAAGCACGTTGTATGACACAGGGAAATCCACTTTCCAGAGGAACCGATCAGATTCTTTACATGCTTTTCGATCAGACGGTAGATTCCAACTTTCCGATCTTGGATAAGATTAGCGAAGAAATCGTTCGGATCGAATCGCAGATACTCGTAAATCAAGACACTCAGCAGACCATCGCCGGAATTCTCTTTCTCAAACGAAATTTAACTCGGATTCGAAGAATTCTTTCTCCTCAAAGGGAAATCGTCAACAGCTTGATCCGAAGAGATAACAGTTTTCTAAGTCCAAAAATTCAGATTTATTTTCGGGACGTTTACGATCATTTGAGTCGGATCTATGAAACGATCGACATGGATCGGGACCTTCTTGGAAACACTATGGATGCGTATTTTTCAGTAATTTCACAAAGAACTAACGATATTGTTAAGCGACTTACTCTGATTAGTTTGATCTTTATGCCACTCACTTTTCTAACCGGTTTTTTCGGGATGAACTTTACTACAATTCCCTACGCAAACGCCCCATTGTTGTATATTACGATCGGACTAATGTCTCTCATCCCTATCAGTATGATCTTTTGGTTTCGAAAAAAACACTGGTTCAAAGACTAA
- a CDS encoding TetR/AcrR family transcriptional regulator, translated as MAKDTRDLILKTSLKLFSEQGYHGTTMRQVASKADMSLGLAYRYFDSKEAILEGIIESHDKILKRYITDEVVSNPSREDLILNVSESIITLVKENEDYLRLYWNLMLQPKIHRLKRRNIRLVNMIFFETSKKTIRSIKPNYTEFEIKNLASTTIGYMINYLTNKKEFSLDDFRNYLVHTLKNT; from the coding sequence ATGGCTAAAGATACCAGAGATCTAATTCTCAAAACCTCTCTCAAACTTTTTTCAGAACAAGGCTATCACGGAACTACGATGAGACAGGTCGCTTCGAAAGCGGATATGTCACTCGGACTCGCGTATCGTTATTTCGATTCGAAAGAAGCAATCCTTGAAGGAATCATAGAATCGCATGATAAAATCCTAAAACGTTATATAACAGACGAAGTTGTCTCGAATCCGAGTCGGGAAGATCTGATTTTGAACGTTTCCGAAAGCATCATTACCCTTGTTAAGGAAAACGAGGATTATCTCAGGCTCTATTGGAATCTTATGCTTCAACCCAAGATTCATAGATTGAAGCGTAGAAATATTCGTCTCGTGAATATGATCTTTTTTGAAACTTCCAAAAAAACGATCCGCTCCATTAAACCGAATTACACAGAATTCGAAATTAAAAATTTAGCCTCCACTACGATCGGTTATATGATCAATTATCTCACAAACAAAAAAGAATTTTCACTCGACGACTTTCGCAACTACCTCGTCCACACTCTAAAAAATACATAA